A stretch of Plasmodium knowlesi strain H genome assembly, chromosome: 1 DNA encodes these proteins:
- a CDS encoding coatomer subunit epsilon, putative, translating to MDGTLQIRDFFYAGYENYCLRSLETASQEERKEAEEYIYQIYMRRNEKEALLNLKKSPNENHQWLYKYYEHYYLREKKAKGDMAMETEDALLSQVEKFKITTTNGKILKSRLLFDCNKLQECFELLADGPIEVISAKIILLLLINRYDLASQMIEEYKRMNDEIPIVKIMLAIFYLYTENQKEAFLMFDDLESMCESTVNDSSTVILNGKGVSNILNYEFNDAKEFFKNTLREDPTNGDAIYNIITCSLYLYDLDEASEFLDKLYDSFPLHESLTVLKKIDDAVDNFVAQF from the exons ATGGATGGCACACTGCAG ATTCGTGACTTCTTCTACGCGGGGTACGAGAACTACTGCTTGAGGAGCTTGGAGACAGCTAGCCAAGAGGAGCGCAAGGAAGCGGAAGAGTATATATATCAAATATACATGCGAAGGAACGAGAAGGAGGCGCTActaaatttgaaaaagtcTCCAAACGAAAACCACCAATGGTTATACAAATACTATGAGCATTATTacttaagggagaaaaaggccAAGGGAGATATGGCCATGGAAACAGAGGATGCATTACTGagccaagtggaaaaattcaaaataacGACCACCAATGGAAAGATCCTTAAAAGTAGACTCCTATTCGACTGCAACAAGTTACAGGAATGTTTTGAATTGTTAGCAGATGGCCCAATAGAAGTGATATCAGCCAAAATTATCCTTCTCCTGCTGATCAATAGATACGACTTGGCCAGTCAAATGATAGAAGAATACAAAAGGATGAATGATGAAATACCCATTGTAAAAATTATGCTAGCCATATTTTACCTATATACAGAAAATCAGAAAGAAGCTTTTTTAATGTTTGATGATTTGGAGTCTATGTGTGAATCCACCGTGAATGACTCCTCCACCGTCATTCTCAATGGGAAGGGTGTGTCAAATATTTTAAACTACGAGTTCAATGATGCGAAGGAGTTTTTCAAGAATACACTGAGGGAAGATCCCACAAATGGGGATGCCATTTACAATATCATTACATGCTCTTTGTATCTGTACGATCTGGACGAGGCGAGTGAATTTTTGGATAAGCTTTAtgattccttccccttgcaCGAAAGCTTAACcgttttgaagaaaatagaTGATGCCGTCGATAACTTCGTTGCGCAGTTTTAG